Proteins encoded within one genomic window of Pseudalkalibacillus sp. SCS-8:
- the grpE gene encoding nucleotide exchange factor GrpE has product MEENKQQQEETVEEKSETVEEQVEETSESTETEEMDRVTELEQELDEIKNRLIRTQADYDNFRRRTREEKEAAAKYRAQGIVEGLLPVIDNFERALQTNSSEQTDSFLQGMKMVYNQLIEALKNEGVEEIEAEGATFDPHQHQAVMQVQEDDYEDNTVVEVLQKGYLLKDRVIRPAMVKVNSK; this is encoded by the coding sequence GTGGAAGAGAATAAGCAACAACAAGAAGAAACAGTTGAGGAGAAATCTGAAACAGTTGAGGAGCAGGTGGAAGAAACATCTGAGTCAACTGAGACTGAAGAAATGGACCGAGTGACTGAGCTTGAACAGGAACTCGATGAAATAAAAAACCGTCTGATTCGTACTCAGGCTGATTATGACAATTTCCGTCGCCGTACGCGCGAGGAAAAAGAAGCTGCTGCGAAATACCGTGCTCAAGGAATTGTTGAAGGATTGCTTCCTGTAATTGATAACTTTGAGCGTGCTCTTCAAACGAACAGCAGTGAACAGACTGATTCGTTTCTTCAAGGGATGAAAATGGTTTACAATCAACTGATTGAAGCCCTGAAAAACGAAGGTGTTGAAGAGATTGAAGCGGAAGGAGCTACATTCGATCCGCATCAACATCAAGCTGTCATGCAAGTACAAGAAGACGATTATGAAGACAATACAGTCGTTGAAGTCTTGCAAAAAGGCTACTTGCTGAAAGACCGTGTCATCCGGCCAGCAATGGTCAAGGTGAACTCGAAATAA
- the hrcA gene encoding heat-inducible transcriptional repressor HrcA produces the protein MLTDRQLLILQILIDEYIQNAEPLGSRSISKRQDITYSSATIRNELADLEDMGFIEKTHSSSGRIPSEKGYRFYVDNLLSPVQLKQHDMARIHSLFHEKMYELELLIEHSATLLSEITNYTSIILGPEVYETKLKHLQIVPISKGTAIFVLITDTGHVEKYTVDLPEEMDSADIERTVNILNERLKGVPFSHLKLRLQSEVEGLLRTHTENYKQTLDFLDQLFQTEKSDKVYYGGKTNILNQPEFQDVNKVKDLYNAIEKQDLVQQLLHQDGTSGIKVKIGAENTIQEMKNCSLISASYSIGGQHMGTLAILGPTRMEYPRVIGLLDLLSKDLTKVLTQRYYSN, from the coding sequence ATGTTAACAGATCGTCAGCTGTTAATTCTCCAGATTCTTATAGACGAGTATATTCAAAATGCAGAGCCCCTGGGATCTCGTAGTATTTCGAAAAGACAGGACATCACGTACAGTTCCGCAACGATTCGTAATGAACTTGCAGACTTGGAGGATATGGGATTCATTGAAAAGACCCATAGCTCTTCAGGGCGGATACCATCTGAGAAAGGCTATCGCTTTTACGTAGATAACCTGCTTTCTCCTGTCCAATTGAAACAGCATGATATGGCGAGGATTCACTCCCTATTTCATGAAAAAATGTATGAGCTGGAACTCTTGATCGAGCATTCAGCGACCTTACTCTCTGAAATTACAAATTACACATCCATTATCTTGGGACCTGAAGTCTATGAGACGAAGCTGAAGCATCTTCAAATTGTTCCGATTTCTAAAGGAACTGCAATTTTCGTCTTGATTACCGATACAGGCCATGTCGAGAAATATACGGTCGACTTGCCGGAGGAAATGGATTCTGCGGATATTGAACGCACAGTGAATATCTTGAATGAACGTTTGAAGGGTGTTCCTTTTTCACATCTGAAATTGAGGCTTCAATCAGAAGTTGAAGGCCTGTTGAGGACTCATACGGAAAATTATAAGCAGACACTTGATTTCTTGGACCAGTTGTTTCAAACTGAGAAATCGGACAAAGTCTATTATGGAGGTAAAACCAACATATTGAACCAACCTGAATTCCAGGATGTCAATAAGGTGAAAGACCTTTATAATGCGATTGAAAAGCAGGACCTTGTCCAGCAGCTTCTTCATCAGGATGGTACTTCTGGTATCAAGGTGAAAATTGGAGCTGAAAACACGATCCAGGAGATGAAGAACTGCAGTCTGATTTCCGCAAGTTATTCCATAGGTGGACAGCACATGGGAACACTCGCGATCCTTGGTCCTACAAGGATGGAATATCCACGTGTGATCGGTCTTCTCGACTTACTATCAAAAGATTTGACGAAGGTCCTGACACAGCGGTATTATTCAAACTGA
- the hemW gene encoding radical SAM family heme chaperone HemW has translation MVKAAYVHIPFCEQICHYCDFNKFLLEGQPVDDYLDAMDLEMKRLVRTTDQEPIETIYIGGGTPTALSEDQLKKMLESVKTNLQPIHSDVEFTVEANPSVTDRNKLDILKEAGVNRLSIGVQAFQDTLLSTLNRNHRQDDVWKMIAEAQAVGFENISIDLMFGLPGQTLEMFKQSVQHAIDLDVPHISAYSLQVEKQTVFYIRDRKGQLTLPGEEQESEMFTYLIETLKQNGFNQYEISNFGKPGYESRHNLVYWKNEEYYGIGAGAHGYIENKRYENIKPLPHYIRKIEEGELPQRAVNELTVNEQMEEEVFLGLRKRSGVDKALFHQKFKVEMDEVFGAQIDKLVSKGLLISTPKNLRLTDKGVFLGNEVFQEFIGVI, from the coding sequence ATGGTTAAAGCCGCTTATGTTCATATCCCGTTTTGTGAACAGATCTGTCATTATTGTGATTTTAATAAATTTCTCTTGGAAGGTCAGCCAGTCGATGATTATTTGGATGCGATGGACCTGGAAATGAAAAGGCTCGTCCGTACAACCGATCAAGAACCGATTGAAACGATTTATATTGGCGGGGGGACACCTACTGCACTAAGTGAGGATCAGTTAAAAAAGATGCTCGAGAGTGTGAAGACGAACCTGCAGCCGATTCATTCTGACGTTGAATTTACGGTAGAGGCCAATCCATCTGTGACGGACCGGAATAAACTGGACATCTTGAAGGAAGCAGGCGTAAACCGATTAAGCATAGGTGTACAAGCCTTTCAAGATACGCTGTTATCCACGCTCAACCGAAACCACCGTCAGGACGACGTATGGAAGATGATTGCTGAGGCACAAGCCGTCGGATTCGAAAACATCTCCATCGACTTGATGTTCGGGCTTCCTGGCCAAACATTGGAGATGTTCAAGCAGTCCGTACAACACGCGATCGATCTGGACGTTCCTCATATCTCTGCCTACTCGCTTCAAGTGGAGAAGCAGACCGTTTTTTATATCAGGGATCGAAAAGGTCAATTGACACTGCCTGGGGAAGAGCAGGAATCGGAAATGTTTACGTATTTGATCGAGACATTGAAGCAGAACGGCTTTAACCAATATGAAATCAGTAATTTCGGTAAGCCTGGTTACGAAAGCCGTCATAACCTCGTGTACTGGAAAAATGAAGAGTACTATGGCATCGGCGCCGGAGCACATGGGTATATTGAAAATAAGCGGTATGAAAATATAAAACCATTACCGCATTATATCCGTAAAATCGAAGAAGGGGAGTTGCCCCAACGGGCTGTCAATGAACTGACTGTGAATGAGCAAATGGAAGAAGAGGTATTTCTCGGCCTTCGTAAAAGGTCTGGAGTAGATAAGGCGTTGTTCCATCAGAAATTCAAGGTCGAAATGGACGAGGTTTTCGGCGCCCAAATTGATAAACTCGTATCGAAAGGGTTGCTGATCAGTACCCCGAAAAACTTACGGTTAACGGATAAAGGTGTGTTTCTCGGCAACGAAGTATTCCAGGAGTTCATCGGTGTGATTTAA
- the lepA gene encoding translation elongation factor 4 yields the protein MSKNDKLERQKRIRNFSIIAHIDHGKSTLADRILEMTSALTKREMKEQMLDAMDLERERGITIKLNAVQLMYKAKDGEEYIFHLIDTPGHVDFSYEVSRSLAACEGALLIVDAAQGIEAQTLANVYLALENDLEIIPVINKIDLPSAEPERVRKEIEDVIGLDASDAVLASAKSGIGIEDILEQVVEKVPAPQGDPEAPLKALIFDSLYDSYRGVVAYIQIKEGTVKVGDKIKMMATGKEFEVNEIGVFTPKPVMKDELTVGDVGFLTASIKNVGDSRVGDTITHAKRGADTPLPGYRRMNPMVFCGLYPVDSNNYNDLREALERLELNDSSLQYEPETSQALGFGFRCGFLGLLHMEIIQERIEREFGIDLITTAPSVIYNVHLTNGEKLVVDNPSNMPDPQTVDHVEEPYVKASIMTPNDYVGPVMEICQKKRGNFITMEYLDDIRVNVIYEIPLSEIVYDFFDQLKSSTKGYASLDYELIGYRTSKLVKMDILLNGEKIDALSVIVHRDFAYDRGKAVVEKLRELIPRHQFEIPVQAAIGQKIVARTNIRALRKNVLAKCYGGDISRKRKLLEKQKEGKKRMKTVGNVEVPQEAFMSVLRMDSDD from the coding sequence ATGAGCAAAAATGATAAGTTGGAACGTCAAAAAAGAATCCGGAACTTTTCGATCATCGCCCATATTGACCATGGGAAATCGACTTTAGCAGACCGGATTTTGGAAATGACGAGTGCTCTTACAAAAAGAGAAATGAAAGAGCAAATGCTGGATGCCATGGACCTTGAGCGTGAACGTGGTATTACGATAAAACTGAATGCTGTTCAATTGATGTATAAAGCGAAAGATGGGGAAGAATACATCTTCCACTTGATTGATACACCGGGACACGTCGACTTCTCTTATGAAGTTTCCCGAAGTCTGGCTGCCTGTGAGGGTGCCTTATTGATTGTAGACGCAGCGCAAGGGATTGAGGCGCAAACGCTTGCGAATGTTTATCTTGCATTGGAAAACGATCTTGAAATCATTCCAGTCATTAATAAGATCGATCTGCCAAGTGCCGAACCGGAACGGGTACGAAAAGAAATTGAAGATGTAATCGGTCTTGATGCTTCCGATGCCGTCCTCGCTTCTGCCAAGAGCGGCATTGGAATTGAAGATATCCTTGAACAGGTCGTTGAAAAAGTACCTGCTCCTCAAGGGGATCCTGAAGCTCCATTGAAAGCATTGATTTTCGACTCCCTTTACGACAGCTATCGAGGTGTCGTCGCTTACATCCAGATTAAAGAAGGTACGGTCAAAGTCGGAGATAAGATCAAAATGATGGCGACTGGAAAAGAATTCGAAGTCAATGAGATTGGCGTATTCACACCAAAGCCGGTCATGAAAGATGAACTGACAGTTGGTGACGTAGGCTTCCTAACGGCTTCCATCAAGAACGTAGGTGATTCCCGCGTTGGTGATACGATCACTCATGCGAAAAGGGGAGCGGATACACCACTTCCTGGTTATCGTCGTATGAACCCTATGGTTTTCTGTGGTTTGTATCCAGTCGATTCAAACAACTATAACGATTTGCGTGAAGCGTTGGAACGTCTTGAGCTGAATGATTCATCGTTACAATATGAGCCTGAAACGTCCCAGGCGTTAGGCTTCGGATTCCGTTGCGGCTTCCTTGGTCTTTTGCACATGGAAATCATCCAGGAACGTATCGAGCGTGAATTCGGTATCGATTTGATCACGACAGCACCAAGCGTTATCTACAATGTCCATTTGACGAATGGCGAAAAGCTTGTCGTCGATAACCCGTCCAACATGCCAGACCCGCAAACGGTCGATCACGTAGAAGAACCATACGTGAAGGCTTCCATCATGACGCCGAACGACTACGTAGGTCCAGTCATGGAGATCTGTCAGAAGAAACGTGGGAACTTCATTACGATGGAATACTTGGATGATATCCGAGTCAATGTCATTTACGAAATTCCGTTATCTGAGATCGTTTATGATTTCTTCGATCAATTGAAATCAAGTACGAAGGGTTATGCATCTCTTGATTATGAGCTGATTGGATACCGTACATCCAAGCTCGTCAAGATGGATATCCTCTTGAATGGTGAGAAGATCGACGCACTATCGGTTATCGTCCACCGTGATTTTGCATATGACCGCGGAAAAGCAGTCGTTGAAAAGCTACGTGAATTGATACCGCGTCATCAATTCGAAATTCCGGTCCAAGCTGCGATTGGCCAAAAAATCGTAGCAAGAACGAATATCCGGGCGTTACGTAAAAATGTACTTGCTAAATGTTATGGAGGAGACATCTCTCGTAAGCGTAAGCTCCTCGAAAAACAAAAAGAAGGTAAGAAACGAATGAAGACCGTCGGAAATGTTGAAGTACCACAAGAAGCATTCATGTCTGTACTCCGTATGGATTCTGACGACTAA
- a CDS encoding DUF3679 domain-containing protein: MIRFLLKSMVLISVLLVGIVIGMQQVGSQMDKMKGVESSRALEWKINDEGAVEAEVFGKQITSHDIKEKQQQLEEVEAFNLFSKLGAMISSLISDVLTFIMTMVGTIVSEILYFLFS, encoded by the coding sequence ATGATTCGGTTCTTGTTGAAGAGTATGGTGCTGATTTCTGTCCTCCTTGTCGGTATCGTAATCGGGATGCAGCAAGTCGGAAGTCAGATGGATAAGATGAAGGGTGTGGAGAGCAGCCGCGCCCTGGAATGGAAGATCAATGATGAAGGGGCAGTTGAAGCGGAAGTATTCGGAAAGCAGATTACAAGCCATGATATAAAAGAAAAACAACAACAGCTTGAAGAAGTCGAAGCCTTCAATCTCTTTTCCAAACTAGGTGCAATGATCTCATCATTGATCAGCGATGTCCTCACCTTCATCATGACGATGGTTGGAACGATTGTGTCTGAAATCCTTTACTTCTTATTCTCATAA
- the gpr gene encoding GPR endopeptidase: MDKELELYNVRTDLAIEANEVITKEQEEKSKQTIDGVIVKEREMDGIKLTRVEIEEAGVEATGKKPGVYLTMEMQGIRNQDTALQQRVQDVFSHEVHNFLVELNIPKDATCLVVGLGNINVTPDALGPLTTENLMVTRHLFEVAPENVEEGFRPVSAISPGVMGTTGIETSDIIVGVIEKSKPDFVIAVDSLASRAVQRVNTTIQISDTGIHPGSGVGNKRKELSKETLGIPVIAIGVPTVVDAVTITSDTIDYILKHFGREMREKDDPSKALTPAGMTFGERRELSDEDLPDEENRQAYLGLIGTLGDQQKRQLIKEVLAPLGHNLMVTPKEVDVFIEDMANVIAGGLNAALHGQIDQKNSGSYTH; the protein is encoded by the coding sequence ATGGATAAGGAACTGGAACTGTATAATGTCAGAACAGATTTAGCGATTGAAGCGAATGAAGTCATTACGAAAGAACAAGAAGAAAAATCGAAACAGACGATTGATGGTGTCATTGTCAAAGAACGAGAAATGGATGGAATCAAACTGACCCGGGTGGAAATTGAAGAAGCCGGAGTAGAAGCGACAGGAAAGAAGCCTGGTGTCTATCTGACCATGGAAATGCAAGGGATCCGGAATCAGGATACTGCTCTCCAGCAGCGTGTCCAGGATGTCTTTTCTCATGAAGTTCACAACTTTCTGGTAGAACTCAATATTCCAAAAGACGCAACTTGCCTGGTCGTCGGACTAGGGAATATCAATGTGACACCAGATGCATTAGGACCACTGACGACAGAAAACCTCATGGTTACGAGACATCTCTTTGAAGTGGCACCAGAGAACGTGGAAGAAGGATTCCGACCTGTGAGTGCGATTTCACCTGGTGTAATGGGTACGACTGGAATAGAAACGAGCGATATCATCGTCGGGGTCATTGAAAAGTCCAAACCCGATTTCGTCATTGCGGTGGACTCATTAGCATCTAGAGCAGTACAACGTGTGAACACGACGATCCAAATATCCGATACGGGGATCCATCCGGGATCTGGTGTCGGGAACAAACGGAAGGAATTGAGCAAAGAAACGCTCGGAATTCCTGTTATTGCAATCGGTGTTCCTACTGTCGTGGATGCCGTTACCATTACAAGTGATACGATCGATTACATTTTGAAGCATTTCGGTCGGGAGATGCGTGAGAAGGATGACCCATCCAAAGCGTTGACTCCTGCAGGAATGACTTTCGGAGAACGAAGGGAACTGTCAGATGAAGATTTACCGGATGAGGAGAACAGACAAGCCTATCTGGGGTTGATCGGGACGTTGGGCGATCAACAGAAACGACAGCTGATTAAAGAAGTATTGGCACCACTCGGACATAACTTGATGGTGACGCCGAAAGAGGTCGATGTGTTCATCGAGGATATGGCGAATGTCATTGCCGGGGGATTGAATGCTGCCTTGCACGGTCAAATTGACCAAAAAAACAGCGGTTCTTACACACATTAG
- the rpsT gene encoding 30S ribosomal protein S20: MANIKSAIKRVKTNDKRRAVNASYKSAMRTAVKNFETKVANNDVEGAKDAFLVATKKLDKAAGKGILHKNAVARKKSSLAKQLNNLSA; the protein is encoded by the coding sequence TTGGCAAACATTAAATCCGCTATTAAACGTGTAAAAACAAACGATAAGCGTCGTGCTGTAAATGCATCTTATAAATCAGCAATGCGTACTGCCGTCAAGAACTTCGAAACAAAAGTGGCAAACAACGATGTTGAAGGTGCTAAAGATGCTTTCTTGGTTGCAACCAAAAAGCTAGACAAGGCAGCAGGTAAAGGAATTCTTCACAAAAATGCTGTAGCGAGAAAGAAATCAAGTCTTGCAAAGCAGCTTAACAACCTTAGCGCTTAA
- the holA gene encoding DNA polymerase III subunit delta, producing the protein MSINELTKKLKNEAYSSLYLLYGKEKYILEYSQKLIVQAVLDEGSADFNLSSYDMEEQPIEAAIEDAETLPFMGDHRVVIIQNPYFLTGAKVKQKVEHDLKKLEQYLQNPSEQAIVIFIAPYEKLDERKKIVKALKKQGEVIQAEKMNVQLQKEWINHASKEANVKMTDEAVERLIELQGENLGLLIGEVNKMALYVGEGGVIEPSIVDELISRSLESNVFTMVEHVANRRIDAALRICYDLLKQNEESIKLMALLARQFRIILQVKQLKAQGFTEKKMASILSLHPYAVKIASRQSRAFSEEELKDLLIRAADADFEMKTGQRDKQLSLELFMTGIHKAKQTN; encoded by the coding sequence TTGTCGATTAATGAATTGACCAAGAAGTTGAAGAATGAAGCTTATTCTTCGCTTTATTTATTATATGGAAAAGAAAAATACATATTAGAGTACTCTCAGAAGCTGATTGTACAAGCTGTTCTTGACGAAGGGTCGGCAGATTTCAACTTGTCTTCATACGATATGGAGGAACAGCCGATCGAAGCTGCCATTGAAGATGCTGAAACACTTCCTTTTATGGGGGATCATCGAGTGGTGATCATTCAGAATCCATATTTCCTTACAGGCGCAAAAGTGAAGCAAAAGGTTGAACACGACCTGAAAAAACTTGAGCAATACCTTCAGAATCCATCTGAACAAGCGATTGTTATCTTCATTGCTCCTTATGAAAAATTGGATGAACGGAAAAAAATCGTCAAGGCGCTTAAAAAGCAAGGAGAAGTCATCCAAGCTGAAAAAATGAATGTTCAGCTCCAAAAAGAATGGATTAATCATGCGTCAAAAGAAGCAAACGTCAAAATGACGGATGAAGCGGTCGAACGTTTGATTGAACTCCAAGGTGAAAACCTCGGACTGCTTATTGGAGAAGTGAACAAAATGGCGCTTTACGTTGGTGAGGGCGGTGTTATAGAACCGTCAATCGTTGATGAATTGATTTCCCGATCGCTGGAAAGCAATGTATTTACAATGGTAGAACATGTTGCCAATCGACGTATTGATGCGGCGCTCCGCATTTGTTATGACCTCTTGAAACAGAATGAAGAGTCGATCAAGCTTATGGCACTGCTAGCCCGGCAGTTCCGGATCATCCTCCAAGTCAAACAGTTGAAAGCTCAAGGTTTCACTGAGAAAAAAATGGCTTCCATCCTATCTCTGCATCCTTACGCCGTAAAAATAGCCAGCAGACAAAGCAGAGCTTTTTCAGAAGAAGAACTGAAAGATCTGTTAATTCGTGCAGCAGATGCGGATTTCGAAATGAAGACAGGCCAACGGGATAAACAACTCTCCCTCGAGCTGTTCATGACAGGGATCCACAAGGCGAAACAAACGAATTAA